The following coding sequences lie in one Populus nigra chromosome 15, ddPopNigr1.1, whole genome shotgun sequence genomic window:
- the LOC133673932 gene encoding deSI-like protein At4g17486 produces the protein MGAAEDIPSSSSDNDNSNNSETQVVLNVYDLTPLNQYTYWFGFGIFHSGIEVHGKEYGFGAHDFPVSGVFEVEPRNCPGFIYRCSILLGRITMPPSEFRTFIESAASEYHGDTYHLISKNCNHFTEDISCRLIGKRIPGWVNRLARLGVLCSCLLPESLQVTTVKQLPEYHECLEEDGSDSLATTTPYKSTEIDDTDQEKHLLSPSTVSGDVAFVKEAHK, from the exons ATGGGGGCGGCGGAGGATATACCGAGTTCGAGCTCTGATAATGATAATTCGAATAACAGTGAGACGCAGGTGGTTTTGAATGTTTACGACCTCACCCCTCTAAACCAGTACACCTATTGGTTCGGTTTTGGGATTTTTCATTCAGGCATTGAAG TCCATGGGAAGGAGTACGGATTTGGAGCCCATGACTTCCCTGTCAGTGGAGTTTTTGAAGTGGAACCAAGGAATTGCCCTGGTTTTATTTACAGATGTTCCATCCTTTTAGGCAGGATAACTATGCCTCCCTCTGAATTCCGAACATTCATAGAGAGTGCTGCTTCTGAGTATCATGGAGATACCTATCACCTCATCTCTAAGAATTGCAACCACTTTACAGAAGACATCTCGTGTAGATTGATAGGCAAGCGTATACCAGGATGGGTGAATCGGCTTGCTCGGCTAG GTGTTCTCTGTAGTTGTCTGCTTCCTGAGAGCCTCCAAGTAACTACTGTTAAACAGCTACCTGAATACCATGAGTGCTTAG AAGAAGATGGGAGTGATTCTCTGGCAACCACCACCCCCTACAAGTCAACAGAAATTGATGATACTGATCAAGAGAAGCACTTGCTGTCACCGAGTACTGTAAGTGGGGATGTGGCTTTTGTTAAGGAGGCTCACAAATGA